In one window of Candidatus Stygibacter australis DNA:
- the rpsU gene encoding 30S ribosomal protein S21 — protein sequence MPKVLAKDNEPFQVTLRRFKKSCEKAALLSDIKKNQYFEKPTIERRRKLNAAKRKAVKQQRKMARYGKAF from the coding sequence GTGCCTAAGGTATTAGCCAAAGATAATGAGCCTTTCCAGGTGACATTACGACGGTTCAAAAAGTCTTGCGAGAAAGCAGCTTTGCTGAGTGATATCAAGAAGAACCAATACTTTGAAAAACCCACGATAGAGCGACGCAGAAAGCTTAATGCAGCGAAACGTAAAGCAGTTAAGCAGCAGCGCAAGATGGCTCGTTACGGAAAAGCCTTTTAG
- a CDS encoding CvpA family protein: protein MTSLDLIFGIILLIFTIWGMFKGLLWTLVRILSLAGVILIISTFGEDFRYKLGDMLNVSPAIATVIAYVLIFVVMMIIARIVFGILKKVMKALDLGCMNRIAGGLFAVFAYFIFLAMLVILLDISPYSLNYRGVRPQNNRLNIETLTKNLESEINSRSDQLSEMEIDRIWEAIDDANKQYASAKDSESRNRALKELYDSIQGSLKESDFNEVFDLMQIKQEDLLRVKGKEIVIESLFLESVIEPIADYIETEIMGFEHI from the coding sequence ATGACCAGTTTAGATTTAATATTTGGCATTATATTGTTAATTTTTACGATCTGGGGAATGTTTAAAGGACTATTATGGACTTTGGTCAGAATATTATCCTTAGCTGGTGTGATTCTGATTATCTCAACTTTTGGTGAAGATTTCCGTTATAAGCTGGGAGACATGCTGAATGTGTCACCGGCAATTGCCACAGTGATCGCCTATGTTTTGATCTTTGTAGTAATGATGATAATTGCCAGAATAGTTTTCGGAATTCTCAAAAAAGTTATGAAGGCATTGGACCTGGGATGCATGAACAGGATAGCTGGTGGACTTTTTGCAGTATTTGCTTATTTTATATTTCTGGCAATGCTGGTAATTTTATTAGATATTTCACCCTATTCTTTAAATTATCGGGGAGTGCGACCGCAGAATAATCGGCTGAACATTGAAACTTTGACCAAAAACCTGGAATCCGAGATAAATTCACGCAGCGATCAGCTTTCTGAGATGGAAATAGACCGGATCTGGGAAGCGATTGATGATGCGAATAAGCAGTATGCTTCAGCAAAAGATTCTGAAAGCCGCAATCGGGCTCTTAAAGAATTATATGATTCAATTCAAGGCTCTTTGAAAGAAAGTGATTTTAATGAGGTATTTGACCTGATGCAGATAAAACAGGAAGATCTTCTGCGGGTTAAAGGTAAAGAAATTGTAATAGAATCACTATTTTTGGAAAGCGTAATAGAGCCGATAGCTGATTATATTGAAACAGAAATAATGGGATTTGAACATATTTGA
- a CDS encoding GatB/YqeY domain-containing protein — MIEERLNNEIKDAMRSRDKNRLKVLRTLKSALKQVQIDTRKELTEDDVIGILKGEQKKRRQAMELFITGGRQELVDNEQFEIDIIDEYLPRPLSEEELTAAVAKAVEVLSPEGIKDMGMVMKHLKEELGNRADGKQLSILVRQTLNRK; from the coding sequence ATGATTGAAGAGCGGTTGAATAACGAGATCAAAGATGCCATGCGCAGTCGAGATAAAAATCGGCTGAAAGTATTGCGCACTTTGAAAAGTGCTTTGAAGCAGGTTCAGATTGACACTCGGAAGGAATTAACTGAAGATGATGTTATCGGAATTTTAAAGGGTGAGCAAAAGAAACGTCGTCAGGCAATGGAACTTTTCATTACTGGAGGACGTCAGGAACTGGTCGATAACGAGCAGTTTGAGATTGATATTATTGATGAATATTTGCCCAGACCTTTGAGTGAAGAAGAATTGACCGCAGCAGTCGCGAAAGCAGTGGAAGTCTTATCCCCTGAAGGTATTAAAGACATGGGAATGGTGATGAAACATCTTAAGGAAGAATTGGGAAACAGGGCGGACGGAAAGCAGCTTTCGATTTTAGTACGGCAGACATTGAACCGTAAATAG